In one window of Camelus bactrianus isolate YW-2024 breed Bactrian camel chromosome 13, ASM4877302v1, whole genome shotgun sequence DNA:
- the GJB4 gene encoding gap junction beta-4 protein: MNWAFLQGILSGVNKYSTALGRIWLSVVFIFRVLVYVVAAEEVWDDEQKDFVCNTKQPGCPNVCYDEFFPVSHVRLWALQLILVTCPSLLVVMHVAYRHERERKHRRKHGPDAPSLYDNPNKKRGGLWWTYLLSLIFKAAVDSGFLYIFHRLYQDYDMPRVVACSEAPCPHTVDCYISRPTEKKVFTYFMVATAVICILLNLSEVTYLVGKRCLKTLGPRRRRSRCRAHLPDTCPPYALSQGEHPQDGNSVLMKVRSTMIDAGGYP, encoded by the coding sequence ATGAACTGGGCGTTCCTGCAGGGCATCCTGAGCGGGGTCAACAAGTACTCCACGGCACTGGGTCGCATCTGGCTGTCCGTGGTCTTCATCTTCCGTGTGCTGGTGTACGTGGTGGCGGCCGAGGAGGTGTGGGACGATGAGCAGAAGGACTTTGTCTGCAACACCAAGCAGCCAGGCTGCCCCAACGTCTGCTACGATGAGTTCTTCCCCGTGTCCCACGTGCGCCTCTGGGCCCTACAGCTCATCCTGGTCACATGCCCCTCGCTGCTCGTGGTCATGCATGTGGCCTACCGCCATGAGCGTGAGCGGAAGCACCGCCGGAAACATGGGCCCGATGCCCCGTCCCTGTATGACAACCCCAACAAGAAGCGGGGCGGGCTCTGGTGGACATACCTGCTGAGCCTCATCTTCAAGGCTGCCGTCGACTCCGGCTTCCTCTACATCTTCCACCGCCTCTACCAGGACTATGACATGCCCCGCGTGGTGGCCTGCTCCGAGGCGCCATGCCCCCACACCGTGGACTGCTACATCTCCCGACCCACAGAGAAGAAGGTCTTCACCTACTTCATGGTGGCCACAGCTGTTATCTGCATCCTACTCAACCTCAGTGAGGTCACCTACCTGGTGGGCAAGAGGTGCCTGAAGACCCTCGGCCCCAGGCGCCGGCGGTCCCGGTGCCGGGCTCACCTGCCTGATACGTGCCCACCATATGCCCTTTCCCAGGGAGAGCACCCCCAGGATGGGAACTCTGTCCTCATGAAGGTCAGGTCCACCATGATAGATGCAGGTGGGTACCCGTAA